In Streptomyces sp. NBC_01439, the following are encoded in one genomic region:
- a CDS encoding asparagine synthetase A yields MSAENTGATLPTPLAHLTSERTRAALLVQNRFLAGARDFLSGEGFTELLPPTIGPVTDPGARGAKQVDIDYYGHRYKLMTSGILYKQASLLSFPKIFHVAPNVRLEPLETAVTHRHLTEFHQLDVEIAGGSREEAMRVAEELTRHCVEHVLSTAQRELEILGRDLDGLKRVLDAPYGRVKHSQAVAQLAGGGYGQDENTEIEWEGEEIISKAAEHPFFITDYPKGSRGFYDKESAEEPGVLRNFDLIFPGGFGEMMSGSERESDYRNLMMRIRETGENPAKYEWYLTLAREGIPSSAGFGLGVERFTRFLGGLDAVWQATAYPKLPGELRP; encoded by the coding sequence TTGTCCGCTGAGAACACGGGGGCCACGCTCCCGACGCCGCTCGCCCATCTGACTTCGGAGCGCACCCGCGCCGCACTGCTCGTCCAGAACCGGTTCCTGGCCGGAGCGCGGGACTTCCTCTCCGGTGAGGGCTTCACCGAGCTGTTGCCGCCCACCATCGGCCCGGTGACCGACCCGGGCGCCCGCGGTGCCAAGCAGGTCGACATCGACTACTACGGTCACCGCTACAAGCTGATGACGAGCGGCATCCTCTACAAGCAGGCTTCCCTGCTCAGCTTCCCCAAGATCTTCCACGTCGCCCCGAACGTCCGGCTCGAGCCGCTGGAAACGGCGGTGACCCACCGCCACCTGACCGAGTTCCACCAGTTGGACGTGGAGATCGCCGGCGGTTCGCGCGAGGAGGCGATGAGGGTCGCGGAAGAGCTGACCCGGCACTGCGTCGAGCACGTGCTGAGCACCGCTCAGCGGGAGCTGGAGATCCTCGGGCGCGACCTGGACGGGCTCAAGCGCGTCCTCGACGCGCCGTACGGCCGCGTGAAGCACTCGCAGGCGGTGGCCCAGCTCGCCGGGGGCGGATACGGCCAGGACGAGAACACGGAGATCGAGTGGGAGGGCGAGGAGATCATCTCCAAGGCGGCCGAGCACCCGTTCTTCATCACCGACTACCCCAAGGGCTCGCGCGGCTTCTACGACAAGGAAAGCGCCGAAGAGCCCGGTGTCCTGCGCAACTTCGACCTCATCTTCCCGGGTGGCTTCGGGGAGATGATGAGCGGCAGCGAGCGCGAGTCGGACTACCGCAACCTGATGATGCGGATCCGCGAGACCGGCGAGAACCCGGCGAAGTACGAGTGGTACCTCACCCTGGCGCGCGAGGGGATCCCCTCCAGCGCGGGCTTCGGCCTGGGCGTCGAGCGGTTCACCCGCTTCTTGGGCGGACTCGATGCGGTGTGGCAGGCGACGGCCTACCCCAAGCTGCCGGGGGAGCTGCGTCCGTGA
- a CDS encoding GMC family oxidoreductase, with protein MTAESGAPPAETGFDFVVVGAGAGGGPLAANLAASGMRVLLLDAGGAEENDDYLVPAFHADASEDPVQRWDYFVRHYADEEQHRRDRKLVPGKGILYPRAGTVGGCTAHHALITVYPYNRDWDDIAHETADASWRSTAMRRYFERLERCTYRPRPKEPPANRWLAALLELLPFAAARYRNDSRHGFDGWLPTDLADPELVVRDEQLLKVILSAAQDTLADFIGRPLSPLEGLGSFVDPNDWRVQTEGLQGLWQIPISTAAGRRSAARERVRAVQRSHPDNLVVRTHSLVTRIVLDADGAATGVDYVHQPHAYRADPGTQDVRALPVARRVLAAREVILAAGAFNTPQLLMLSGIGPREELERHGIPVRVPLQGVGANLQDRYEIGVVSQMDREFPVIEDCDFHAPEPGAVPDPCYRAWQLGDGPYTTNGAVVGITRKSRPSLDSPDLFIFGGPFDFRGYHPGYSLDLTRHRDRFTWVILKSRTHNTNGRVQLRSADPRDTPLVTFHYFTEGTDEHGRDLAAVVSAVQFVRSMNRSAGSVIRTELWPGEQVGDPESVRRFVQDEAWGHHASCSCKMGRVDDPSAVVDSRFRVRGVNRLRIVDASVFPRIPGFFIAVPIYMISEKASDVILGDASRTRPVPAAPRHPT; from the coding sequence GTGACCGCGGAGTCCGGCGCTCCACCGGCCGAAACGGGCTTCGACTTCGTCGTCGTCGGCGCGGGCGCCGGCGGTGGCCCCTTGGCGGCCAACCTCGCGGCCTCGGGCATGCGCGTCCTCCTCCTCGACGCAGGGGGTGCCGAGGAGAACGACGACTACCTGGTTCCCGCCTTCCACGCCGACGCCTCCGAAGACCCCGTCCAGCGCTGGGACTACTTCGTACGGCATTACGCGGACGAGGAGCAGCACCGGCGCGACCGCAAGCTCGTACCGGGCAAGGGCATCCTCTATCCGCGGGCCGGGACGGTCGGCGGCTGCACCGCGCACCACGCGCTGATCACCGTCTATCCCTACAACCGCGACTGGGACGACATCGCGCACGAGACCGCGGACGCGTCGTGGCGCAGCACCGCCATGCGCCGGTACTTCGAGCGGCTGGAGCGCTGTACTTACCGCCCCCGCCCCAAGGAGCCGCCCGCCAATCGGTGGTTGGCGGCCTTGCTGGAGCTCCTTCCCTTCGCCGCTGCCCGGTACCGCAACGACTCGCGTCACGGGTTCGACGGTTGGCTGCCGACCGATCTCGCCGACCCCGAACTAGTCGTACGGGACGAGCAGTTGTTGAAGGTCATCCTGTCCGCCGCGCAGGACACGCTCGCCGACTTCATCGGCCGGCCGCTCTCCCCTCTGGAGGGGCTCGGGTCGTTCGTCGATCCCAATGACTGGCGCGTACAGACCGAGGGCCTGCAGGGGCTGTGGCAGATCCCGATCTCAACGGCTGCCGGCCGGCGCAGTGCCGCCCGCGAACGCGTGCGGGCCGTACAGCGCAGCCACCCGGACAACCTGGTCGTCCGGACGCACTCGTTGGTGACGCGGATCGTGCTGGACGCGGACGGAGCGGCGACGGGCGTCGACTACGTGCACCAGCCGCACGCCTACCGGGCCGACCCCGGGACCCAGGACGTTCGCGCGCTGCCGGTCGCGCGCAGGGTGCTCGCTGCCCGTGAGGTGATCCTGGCCGCAGGGGCTTTCAACACGCCTCAACTGCTGATGCTCTCGGGCATCGGGCCGCGTGAGGAGCTGGAACGGCACGGCATTCCCGTACGCGTCCCCCTCCAAGGCGTGGGCGCCAACCTGCAGGACCGCTACGAAATCGGCGTGGTGAGCCAGATGGACCGCGAGTTCCCGGTCATCGAGGACTGCGACTTCCACGCGCCGGAGCCCGGAGCTGTGCCGGACCCCTGCTACCGGGCCTGGCAGCTCGGCGACGGGCCGTACACGACGAACGGCGCCGTCGTCGGGATCACCCGCAAGTCCCGCCCGTCGCTGGACTCCCCCGACCTGTTCATCTTCGGCGGCCCCTTCGACTTCCGCGGCTACCACCCCGGCTACTCGCTCGACCTGACGCGTCACCGGGACCGCTTCACGTGGGTCATCCTCAAGAGCCGCACCCACAACACCAACGGCCGGGTGCAACTGCGCTCCGCCGACCCCCGGGACACCCCGTTGGTGACCTTCCACTACTTCACCGAGGGCACGGACGAGCACGGAAGGGACCTCGCCGCCGTGGTCTCCGCCGTGCAGTTCGTGCGCAGCATGAACCGCAGTGCCGGTTCCGTGATCCGCACGGAGCTGTGGCCGGGCGAGCAGGTCGGTGACCCCGAGAGCGTCCGCCGCTTCGTACAGGACGAGGCGTGGGGCCATCACGCTTCCTGCAGTTGCAAAATGGGCCGGGTCGACGATCCGTCGGCCGTCGTGGACAGCCGCTTCCGGGTACGTGGCGTGAACCGCCTGCGGATCGTCGACGCCTCGGTCTTCCCCCGCATTCCCGGCTTCTTCATCGCCGTTCCGATCTACATGATCAGCGAGAAGGCGAGCGACGTGATCCTCGGCGATGCATCGCGCACGCGACCCGTCCCGGCCGCCCCGCGGCACCCGACCTGA
- a CDS encoding MFS transporter, whose product MTENRLHRSLFASGVLLGLIAEQVVLFAVPLLIYQDTHEVASLGLAFALEWLPGLIAYPFAGILADRDGGARLFSRVTAARAAVLVCVVVICLTQSSWTTGALMAGGAFLSVFMAPTRMAVEKMVPQLAKGDKVASTQSLVQNMELLAMALGPALAVLAASVLGKVWLLMVAAGAFALASATWLPLPRGLRAPSTGEAGSAGQVFAELGLGWRLLIGNKPVLLLGVLNFAINLVVASVLSVNAALVTDVFHAPDSSFGWLNTCVGVTGLLNLMAIPFLLRRLSVGALGVIGFTAMCAALLTAGFAPSFAVYAPAFVAMLIGSAYYNVFNRTQRLKVIPEEHLGKIMGPFYLLNLLSFPIAGLLVAGVGTAAGPQQLVTVLSVLLCLFGAVFLPLTIRSFRKALANRNDEVVSGVSA is encoded by the coding sequence ATGACCGAAAATCGGCTTCACCGGAGTCTTTTCGCCTCCGGCGTCCTCCTCGGTCTCATCGCGGAACAGGTCGTGCTGTTCGCCGTCCCTCTGCTCATATACCAGGACACCCACGAGGTGGCGAGCCTCGGTTTAGCATTCGCACTCGAATGGCTTCCCGGCCTGATCGCCTACCCCTTCGCAGGGATCCTGGCCGACCGGGACGGCGGTGCCCGGCTCTTCTCCCGGGTGACCGCGGCCCGGGCTGCCGTGCTCGTGTGCGTGGTCGTCATCTGCCTGACCCAGTCGTCGTGGACGACCGGGGCCCTGATGGCCGGCGGAGCCTTCCTCTCCGTCTTCATGGCGCCGACGCGGATGGCCGTGGAGAAGATGGTCCCGCAACTGGCCAAGGGCGACAAGGTGGCGAGCACCCAGTCCCTCGTCCAGAACATGGAGCTGTTGGCCATGGCACTCGGACCCGCGCTCGCCGTCCTGGCCGCGTCCGTGCTGGGCAAGGTATGGCTGCTGATGGTCGCCGCCGGAGCCTTCGCCCTCGCTTCGGCGACCTGGCTGCCGCTGCCCCGTGGACTGCGGGCCCCGAGCACGGGCGAAGCCGGTAGCGCGGGGCAGGTCTTCGCCGAACTCGGTCTCGGATGGCGGCTGCTGATCGGTAACAAGCCCGTCCTGCTGCTGGGCGTCCTCAACTTCGCCATCAACCTGGTCGTGGCGAGCGTGCTGAGCGTCAACGCGGCGTTGGTGACCGACGTCTTCCATGCTCCCGACTCGTCGTTCGGATGGCTGAACACGTGCGTCGGTGTGACGGGCCTGCTCAACCTGATGGCGATCCCGTTCCTGCTTCGGCGGTTGAGCGTCGGGGCGCTCGGAGTCATCGGCTTCACCGCGATGTGCGCCGCGCTGCTCACGGCAGGGTTCGCCCCGTCCTTCGCCGTCTACGCTCCGGCCTTCGTGGCCATGCTGATCGGATCCGCCTACTACAACGTCTTCAATCGGACCCAGCGGCTGAAGGTGATCCCCGAGGAACACCTGGGGAAGATCATGGGCCCCTTCTACCTCCTCAACTTGCTCTCGTTCCCCATCGCCGGCCTGCTCGTCGCCGGCGTCGGAACCGCGGCCGGCCCGCAGCAGCTCGTCACCGTGCTCTCGGTGCTGCTGTGCCTCTTCGGCGCCGTCTTCCTGCCGCTGACGATCCGCAGCTTCCGCAAGGCGCTGGCCAACCGCAACGACGAGGTCGTCTCAGGAGTCTCGGCATGA
- a CDS encoding LLM class flavin-dependent oxidoreductase: MGLSNASHQHEPGSEELRFHWCSPLDSGQQKATEKYQVGHLDFDGIVDFAKEADRLGVDSLLMGISYHMPDPLPMIGALVRETERVKFILAYRPGLLSPTLFAQIVNTVSWMSNGRISLNLVAGISPAEQAYYGDFVAHDGRYARMNEFLDILHRTWRGETPLSYSGEHYRIEEAQLGLGYLGGGRPEVYISGASGPAQETALQHGDCWLRYGDTPEGIAEAAAPVLAKGGRLGIRMHVLARETRAEALADLAEMMRDPDEDHREWVAKFVAASDSEAVRNSFRLAEQADGDWLSPVLYSGAVAYRGGPALCVVGSYQEVAAYLHSYKAAGVSEFIFSGWPTRDEMRTFYTHVLPLIRRHEENERTA; the protein is encoded by the coding sequence GTGGGTCTGAGCAACGCTTCCCACCAGCATGAACCGGGCTCCGAGGAGCTGCGGTTCCACTGGTGCTCCCCCCTCGACAGCGGTCAGCAGAAGGCCACCGAGAAGTATCAGGTCGGTCATCTGGACTTCGACGGAATCGTTGATTTCGCCAAGGAGGCTGACCGGCTCGGAGTGGATTCCCTTTTGATGGGAATCAGCTATCACATGCCCGATCCACTGCCGATGATCGGTGCGCTGGTCCGGGAAACAGAGCGCGTCAAATTCATCCTGGCCTATCGCCCGGGACTGCTTTCCCCGACACTTTTTGCGCAGATCGTCAACACGGTCTCCTGGATGTCCAATGGTCGTATATCGCTGAATCTGGTTGCCGGTATTTCTCCGGCAGAGCAGGCGTACTACGGGGACTTCGTGGCGCACGACGGTCGCTATGCCCGTATGAACGAATTCCTCGACATCCTGCACCGCACCTGGCGCGGGGAAACGCCGCTTTCCTACAGCGGCGAGCACTACCGCATCGAGGAGGCCCAGCTCGGGCTCGGATATCTCGGCGGCGGGCGTCCGGAGGTCTACATCAGTGGAGCTTCTGGTCCGGCCCAGGAGACCGCGCTCCAGCACGGCGACTGCTGGCTCCGCTACGGTGACACGCCCGAGGGCATCGCCGAGGCCGCCGCACCGGTGCTGGCCAAGGGCGGTCGGCTCGGGATCCGCATGCACGTTCTGGCCCGCGAGACCCGTGCTGAGGCGCTCGCCGACCTCGCGGAGATGATGCGCGATCCGGACGAGGACCACCGCGAGTGGGTCGCGAAGTTCGTCGCCGCCTCCGACTCAGAGGCCGTGCGGAATTCCTTCCGGTTGGCCGAGCAGGCCGATGGGGACTGGCTCTCTCCGGTTCTCTACTCCGGCGCCGTGGCCTATCGCGGCGGCCCCGCACTGTGCGTGGTCGGAAGTTACCAGGAGGTAGCCGCATACCTGCACTCCTACAAGGCGGCAGGCGTCAGTGAGTTCATCTTCTCCGGCTGGCCGACCCGCGACGAGATGCGCACGTTCTACACGCACGTGCTCCCGCTGATCCGCAGACACGAAGAGAACGAGCGGACGGCATGA
- a CDS encoding glutamate synthase-related protein: protein MSGLTAPGFPEQQVRARARHGAAAAFPESGNYGTTLYGEHGEQTARPEDAIDRARLVPPVFVPHRMEKLIDLGREPISGDVDLTTMIGGFRSAFPLFVAAFGSTRVASGDLGEAVARQAGSLGVPMVIGENIVPVSGYGRMAEEKESSLLRRITAYAAAAPDGFGGVVVQQSTEDADAEVWNLVYSDPSAAPLLESGRLAFELKVGQGAKPGVGGMTLVPRKRAAELAAQYDVLDIYEPAEDSVLRCSSPGTFTEEILRQQIRLMRNNYPRCRVWVKLPPSRDVHLAAAVAWAAGADSVTVDGAEGGTGWAPRAFLDHVGLPLAECLQRLDAQDNSLLVSGRIWEGARAVKCLALGATAVGLGRAALVASDEDAEAGLTNFVDCLALEMRLLISSLGKYRVAEVSAEDIWTEARSGEAYVPRNG, encoded by the coding sequence GTGAGCGGCCTGACGGCTCCCGGGTTCCCGGAGCAGCAGGTACGGGCCCGTGCCCGGCACGGCGCGGCCGCGGCCTTCCCGGAGAGCGGGAACTACGGGACCACGCTCTACGGCGAGCACGGCGAGCAGACCGCCCGGCCGGAGGACGCGATCGACCGGGCCCGTCTCGTACCGCCCGTCTTCGTACCGCACCGCATGGAGAAGTTGATCGACCTCGGTCGTGAACCGATCAGTGGGGACGTGGACCTGACCACGATGATCGGCGGCTTCCGCTCCGCCTTCCCGTTGTTCGTCGCGGCGTTCGGCTCCACCAGGGTGGCCAGCGGCGACCTCGGTGAGGCCGTCGCCCGGCAGGCCGGAAGCCTGGGCGTTCCCATGGTGATCGGTGAGAACATCGTCCCCGTGTCCGGCTACGGTCGAATGGCCGAGGAGAAGGAGAGCTCGCTGCTGCGCCGCATCACCGCGTACGCCGCGGCGGCGCCGGACGGGTTCGGCGGTGTGGTCGTCCAGCAGAGCACCGAAGACGCCGACGCCGAAGTGTGGAACCTGGTGTACAGCGACCCCTCGGCCGCCCCCCTGCTGGAGAGCGGTCGGCTGGCCTTCGAGTTGAAGGTCGGTCAGGGTGCGAAGCCCGGCGTGGGCGGCATGACGTTGGTGCCCCGCAAGCGCGCGGCCGAACTGGCGGCGCAGTACGACGTCCTGGACATCTACGAACCCGCCGAGGACTCGGTGCTGCGCTGCAGCAGCCCGGGAACCTTCACCGAGGAGATCCTCCGCCAGCAGATCCGGCTGATGCGCAACAACTATCCGCGCTGCCGGGTGTGGGTCAAACTGCCGCCCTCGCGCGACGTCCACCTGGCTGCGGCCGTTGCCTGGGCGGCCGGGGCGGACTCGGTCACCGTGGACGGGGCGGAAGGCGGCACCGGCTGGGCGCCCCGCGCCTTCCTCGACCACGTGGGGCTCCCGCTGGCGGAGTGCCTGCAACGCCTCGACGCGCAGGACAACTCCCTGCTGGTCAGCGGTCGCATCTGGGAGGGTGCCCGCGCGGTCAAGTGCCTGGCGCTCGGGGCTACCGCGGTGGGCCTCGGACGGGCGGCCCTGGTCGCGTCGGACGAGGACGCGGAGGCGGGCCTCACCAATTTCGTCGACTGCCTGGCGTTGGAGATGCGCCTGCTGATCAGCTCGTTGGGCAAGTACCGGGTAGCGGAAGTGAGTGCCGAGGACATCTGGACCGAAGCGCGTTCCGGGGAGGCGTACGTCCCTCGGAACGGGTGA
- a CDS encoding FKBP-type peptidyl-prolyl cis-trans isomerase yields MGELTKPEVELPEGDAPQELTIRDLVVGDGPEAKPGRVVRVHYVGVTFESGTEFDASWDRGEPFKFAVGGGRVIKGWDRGLRGMKVGGRREIIVPPRLGYGNQSPSPLIPAGSTLVFVVDLLSVV; encoded by the coding sequence ATGGGTGAACTGACGAAGCCCGAGGTCGAACTTCCGGAGGGTGACGCTCCGCAGGAGCTGACGATCCGGGACCTGGTCGTCGGGGACGGCCCCGAGGCGAAGCCGGGCAGGGTCGTCCGGGTTCACTACGTCGGGGTCACCTTCGAGTCCGGAACGGAGTTCGACGCCTCCTGGGACCGGGGCGAGCCGTTCAAGTTCGCCGTGGGTGGTGGCAGGGTCATCAAGGGCTGGGACCGGGGGCTCAGGGGGATGAAGGTCGGCGGTCGGCGCGAGATCATCGTTCCCCCGCGGCTCGGCTACGGCAACCAGTCCCCCTCGCCGTTGATCCCGGCGGGTTCCACGCTCGTCTTCGTGGTGGACCTCCTCTCAGTGGTCTGA
- a CDS encoding ketopantoate reductase family protein — MTDSRSLSVAVLGPGGVGGLLAALLARAGHRVTCLAGEETVQALRRDGIQVSSGQFGAFTARVDADTELRQPVDLCLVTVKQTALAAALDRVPSEVLGDGLVVPLLNGIEHPATLRKRYSAELVVPGVIRVESSRQAPGRIVHGSPFTEIDLASATADRERLDELAGVLADAGITTRVRDDESGALWGKLAFLAPFALLTTRYRLPIGQIRTEHRDELLALVEEVAAVSRACGAPSDTAGTVRLYDAFPAAAKSSMQRDAEAGRPLETDAIGGAVLRAAGLHAVPVPRVASLLEEIGVRGH, encoded by the coding sequence ATGACCGACAGCCGTTCCCTGAGCGTGGCGGTACTCGGACCCGGGGGCGTCGGCGGGCTGCTCGCCGCCCTGCTGGCACGAGCCGGCCACCGGGTGACCTGTCTGGCCGGTGAGGAGACCGTGCAGGCTCTGCGCCGTGACGGCATCCAGGTGAGCAGCGGCCAGTTCGGCGCCTTCACCGCAAGGGTCGACGCGGACACCGAACTGCGGCAGCCGGTCGACCTGTGCCTGGTGACGGTGAAGCAAACGGCGCTGGCGGCGGCGCTCGACCGAGTGCCGTCGGAGGTTCTGGGCGACGGCCTCGTCGTGCCGCTCCTGAACGGGATCGAGCACCCCGCCACGCTCCGCAAGCGCTACTCGGCGGAGCTCGTGGTGCCGGGAGTGATACGCGTCGAATCGAGCCGGCAGGCACCGGGCCGGATCGTGCACGGCAGCCCGTTCACGGAGATCGATCTGGCGAGCGCCACGGCGGATCGCGAACGCCTCGACGAGCTGGCCGGTGTGCTCGCGGACGCCGGAATCACCACCCGGGTGCGCGACGACGAGTCCGGTGCGCTGTGGGGGAAGTTGGCGTTCCTGGCCCCCTTCGCCCTGCTCACGACGCGCTACCGGCTTCCGATCGGCCAGATCCGCACCGAGCACCGTGACGAACTGCTGGCTCTGGTGGAGGAGGTGGCCGCGGTGAGCCGTGCCTGCGGTGCGCCGAGCGACACCGCCGGCACGGTGCGGCTGTACGACGCCTTCCCCGCCGCGGCGAAGTCGTCCATGCAGCGCGACGCCGAGGCCGGCCGACCGCTGGAGACGGACGCGATCGGAGGGGCGGTGCTGAGGGCCGCCGGGCTGCACGCGGTCCCGGTGCCGCGCGTGGCGAGCCTGCTGGAGGAGATCGGGGTGCGCGGCCACTGA